A stretch of Miscanthus floridulus cultivar M001 chromosome 13, ASM1932011v1, whole genome shotgun sequence DNA encodes these proteins:
- the LOC136500353 gene encoding transcription factor bHLH130-like produces the protein MYGSPVSKDLNLPVQPPMTSFGLLRYRSAPSTVLGDLCEDLLPPAPGSGPPRDTGGADNVFSRSLADHHHIRDDKPSPPPPPPTVHFPSAADMASQQHQHQQMMFHSHSQSQQQQQQQQMVDANKSGGLYRTVSSGMEAGAGVGAASNLIRQSSSPAGFLDHFSMDNGYGAMLRASMGMGFRDGGGGGGSGAAATDSLAGGGGSGGLKGQLSFSSRQGSLMSQISEMDSEDVGGSSPEAAAGGRGAYIPGYPMSSAGWDDSSSALVSDSLSVMKRPRDSSEPGGQQQQQQQNCGLAHQFSLPKTSSEMAAIEKFLQFQDAVPCKIRAKRGCATHPRSIAERVRRTKISERIRKLQELVPNMDKQTNTSDMLDLAVDYIRDLQKQVKVLNESRASCTCPASKHQQFSG, from the exons ATGTACGGCTCGCCGGTGTCCAAGGACCTCAACCTCCCGGTGCAGCCGCCGATGACCTCGTTCGGGCTGCTACGGTACAGATCGGCGCCCAGCACGGTGCTCGGCGACCTCTGCGAGGACCTGCTCCCTCCGGCTCCGGGCTCCGGGCCCCCGCGCGACACCGGCGGCGCCGACAACGTCTTCTCCAGGTCCCTGGCCGATCACCACCACATCCGGGACGACAagccgtcgccgccaccgccgccgccaactGTCCACTTCCCGAGTGCGGCCGACATGGCCTCCCAGCAGCACCAGCATCAGCAAATGATGTTCCACTCCCACTCCCagtcccagcagcagcagcagcagcagcagatggtgGACGCTAATAAGTCCGGGGGCCTCTACCGCACCGTCAGCTCGGGCATGGAAGCCGGCGCCGGCGTCGGTGCCGCCAGCAACCTGATTCGGCAGAGTAGCTCCCCCGCGGGGTTCCTGGATCATTTCAGCATGGACAACG GCTACGGGGCCATGCTGAGGGCGAGCATGGGCATGGGTTTccgggacggcggcggcggcggcggctccggtGCCGCGGCGACGGACTCCCTcgcgggcggcggcggtagcGGCGGGCTCAAGGGGCAGCTGAGCTTCTCGTCGCGGCAGGGGTCGCTGATGTCCCAGATCTCGGAGATGGACAGCGAGGACGTCGGAGGGAGCAGCCCCGAGGCTGCTGCCGGCGGCAGGGGCGCTTACATCCCGGGGTACCCGATGAGCTCCGCCGGGTGGGACGACTCGTCGTCTGCGCTCGTGTCGGACAGCCTGTCCGTGATGAAACGCCCGCGGGACTCGTCGGAGCCCggcggccagcagcagcagcagcagcagaactgCGGGCTGGCGCACCAGTTCAGCCTGCCCAAGACGTCGTCAGAGATGGCGGCCATCGAGAAGTTCCTCCAGTTCCAGGACGCCGTGCCCTGCAAGATCCGCGCCAAGCGCGGGTGCGCCACGCACCCGCGCAGCATCGCCGAGCGG GTGAGGAGGACAAAGATCAGCGAGCGAATCAGGAAGCTGCAGGAGCTCGTGCCCAACATGGACAAG CAAACCAACACCTCCGACATGCTGGACTTGGCAGTCGACTACATCAGGGATCTCCAGAAGCAGGTCAAG GTGTTGAACGAGAGCCGCGCCAGCTGCACCTGCCCGGCGAGCAAGCACCAGCAGTTCTCCGGCTGA